In the Nerophis lumbriciformis linkage group LG18, RoL_Nlum_v2.1, whole genome shotgun sequence genome, ACGGCAACAATTCTGGGACCCGCCCACGGGGACTTATGGGCAACTCCAGAATGTCCATGGCCACCCTCTGGAGGGGCGACAAATCTGGGACCCACCCACGGGGACCTTAAGGGACCGGCGGGTCCGACACGCTCTGCACTGCTCACACCACAATCGGATGTCTTTCAGCATGAAGGGCCAGTTGttacaataataatcaaaataattaaaaaacagcgccagggggttgtaaactcaattaagtaactaaaatagaatgcaatatatatatatatataacaaagtgcaaagccataggctcacacaagttcagtaaataatttaaaattgGAAGTAATTACATTTTGTGTAGCGTTTTGAGACGTAAGATGACGTCACAAACAGTGGTCCTCTACTTCCTGGTTGGCGTGTACTTTTATCAACAAAGCATCGCGTTTGTTGGACCTACACCAAAATCATTCCTCCATTAAAACACACGAGAACCACTCTAACTTACGCTTTTTAGTCATTTTATGGCACACTAACGACACAACAACTGTTGTTacactcattattattattactttattattattaccaccAGGCACCACTCCTTCGGCACGTTGACGTCATGGGTTTGTGTACAACCTCAAATAGCCGCTGGGGGCGCAAGTAAACATGTAGTGTCTGCGGGCTCGTAAAACATTTCTTCTTTGGTAGTAGTGTCGTGATTTCCACTTAGTGTACTCATTTTACATTCAaagaaaatataaacaaaataaataatacaaataaaaacaacatttgttTGTTTTGCATTATAAGTAATGTTAGTACagtagtattttttatttttgtagcgTTTGAGACGTATGATGACGTCACAAACAGTCGTCCACTTCCTGGTTGGCGTGTACTTTGTCAACAAAGCATCGCGTTAACCAGCTCGGTTTCGTTGGACCTTTAccacttttgtgtttttgttttgtttacaatgtCGACGTCCAGGCTGTTCGCGGTTCTCCTGGTGCCGCTCTGTTGGCTCTTCTTCCTTGTGGCGGAGGCCGACGTCGGCGGCGGCGGCACCGCGGAACTCAAACCCGCCGTGAACCACACCAGCGGGCAGAACCAGAGTAGCGCTGGTGCGAAGAACCACCCGGGTCTGTTTAACGGCTTCAACGTGGACAGTTCCATGTTCCAGCGGGCCTTGTACGTCCTCATCGGCTTCACCGGCATCGGGGTCCTCTACTTCATTATTCGGGCTGTGCGGTGAGTTTTGCTGCCAGACTCCGTTCACAAACGTCTGCGTTTTGGTCTCACTTTGGCGCACACTTTAGACCGTCCCGCCCCACCCGGGCTCCACGGAGGCCCGGTCCGAGCA is a window encoding:
- the fam174c gene encoding protein FAM174C yields the protein MSTSRLFAVLLVPLCWLFFLVAEADVGGGGTAELKPAVNHTSGQNQSSAGAKNHPGLFNGFNVDSSMFQRALYVLIGFTGIGVLYFIIRAVRLKKPTHRKKYGLLANSDSFEMEAVESDEDNTLYDARSLRR